The Quadrisphaera sp. RL12-1S sequence TGGTCGGCAGCTCGGGGGCGGGCAAGTCCACCCTGCTGCGGGTCCTCCTGGCGCTGGAGGCACCTGACGCCGGCACCGTGTGCGCGGCGGCAGCCGGCGACGACGACGGCGACCTGCTGCGGCCCGTGCGCCCGCACCGGCGCACCAGCGCCCTGCGCTGGTACCGCCGCGCGGTCCAGCTGGTGCCCCAGGACGGCGCCGCCAGCCTCGACCCCCGGACGACCGCCCTGCAGGCCGTGGCCCAGCCCCTGGTCAGGCTCGGCCTGTGCGGCCCCGGCACCACCCGTAGGACCACCGGCGGGCCCGCCAGCAGCACCGCGGCCGCCGAGCGCGCCGCGGAGTGCCTCGAGGCCGTGGGCGTGGAGGCGGCGCTGCACGCCCACCGGCCGTGCCAGCTCTCCGGTGGGCAGGCGCAGCGCGTCGCGGTGGCGCGGGCGCTCGCGCCCCGGCCCCGCGTGCTGCTGGCCGACGAACCGGTCAGCGGCCTGGACGCCCCGCTGCGCGAGCACGTGGTCGAGGCCCTCGCCCGGGCGCGGGAGAGCACCGCGCTGCTGCTGGTCAGCCACGACCTCACCGCCGTCGCCGCGCTGTGCGGACGCACCGCCGTGCTCCACGCCGGACGCCTCGTCGAGGACCGGCCCACCCACGACGTGCTCACCGACCCCCGCCACGCGGCCACCCGCAGCCTCGTCGACGCCGTGCCCCGCCTGCCCGCCTGAGCGCCGGCCCACCAGCAGCCCACGTCACCCCACGTCACCCCGCGTTCCACCGGCGCGGACCACCCCAGGAGGACCCTTGTCACGCTCCAGCACGCCCCACCACGAGCCTCGTCGCCGCCTCGCGCTGCGCCTCGCCGTCCCCGCGGCCGGCCTGCTCCTGCTCACCGGCTGCTTCTCCGGCTCCACCGGGAGCGGCGGCGAGGTCGCCTCGGTCACGGAGACGGACGCCACCGAGGGCACCGGCGCCCGCCTGCGCATCGCCCACCTGCAGCCGCCGCGCTCCGGCTTCTCGCCCCTCACCGACGACGCGTTCAAGATGGCCCGCTGGTCCAACGTCGAGACCCTGGTCACCCTCGACGACGACGGCGACGCGCAGCCCCTGCTGGCCACCGCCTGGTCCCAGGTCGACCCCACCACGTGGCGCTTCGAGGTCCGCCAGGGCGTGCGCTTCCACGACGGCCAGCCGATGACCGCGGCCGCCGTCGTCGGGTCCCTGGCCGCCGCCGCTGCCGCCGCCCCGCCACCGCGCATCCTCGACGGCGTCGACCTGAGCGCCGAGGTGGACCCGAGCGCTCCGGAGGGGGCCGTGCTCGTGCGGACGGCGCAGCCCGACCCGCTGCTGCCGCAGCGGCTGTCCAGCCCTCAGCTGGCCGTCATGTCGCCGGCCGCCTACTCCACCGACGCCGCGGGGAAGACCGTGGTCGACCCGGTCCGCCACGCCACCGGCCCGTTCGTGCTGACCGCCGTCAACGGCACCTCCAGCGCCACCCTCGACCGCTTCGAGGGCTACTGGGGCGAGCCGGCGGCCGCCGCGGGCATCGACGCCGCGTTCGTGCCGGACGGCACCGCGCGCGCCGCGGCGCTGCGGACGGGGACCGCCGACGTCGTCGAGGCCGTCCCCGCGGGTCAGGCGTCCCTGCTCGACCCGGCGCTGCTGCACGAGGTGAAGATGCCGCGCACCAACACCCTCTACCTCAACACCTCCCGCGGTGCCTTCGCCGACCCGGCC is a genomic window containing:
- a CDS encoding ABC transporter ATP-binding protein, with protein sequence MSGRGEALLRARGVVRRYRGPGGARTVLDGVDLDVHRGEAVALVGSSGAGKSTLLRVLLALEAPDAGTVCAAAAGDDDGDLLRPVRPHRRTSALRWYRRAVQLVPQDGAASLDPRTTALQAVAQPLVRLGLCGPGTTRRTTGGPASSTAAAERAAECLEAVGVEAALHAHRPCQLSGGQAQRVAVARALAPRPRVLLADEPVSGLDAPLREHVVEALARARESTALLLVSHDLTAVAALCGRTAVLHAGRLVEDRPTHDVLTDPRHAATRSLVDAVPRLPA
- a CDS encoding ABC transporter substrate-binding protein — its product is MARWSNVETLVTLDDDGDAQPLLATAWSQVDPTTWRFEVRQGVRFHDGQPMTAAAVVGSLAAAAAAAPPPRILDGVDLSAEVDPSAPEGAVLVRTAQPDPLLPQRLSSPQLAVMSPAAYSTDAAGKTVVDPVRHATGPFVLTAVNGTSSATLDRFEGYWGEPAAAAGIDAAFVPDGTARAAALRTGTADVVEAVPAGQASLLDPALLHEVKMPRTNTLYLNTSRGAFADPAVRAAAREAVDARTIVDTVYEGRADVAQGLLGPALPWTADRPRRTPSVAPAGAADGKTITIGTFTDRAELPEVAVQLQAQLEAAGFTVRQDVRDYAQIEADALAGRFDAFVLSRATVLDSGDPVAYLASDFSCGGSFNLSQFCDAGVDAAIAEAAATPAGPERRAAVLEAERLVLEADAAVPLLHERVLQGEQPGVTGAVRDPRERALVTTGTRVGAAAA